CCAGTACTCGGAGTCCATGAACACCTTGTACGACTTCTTGAAGGAGGCCGGTACGGGCGCGGTGTTGGTCTCGGGGTCGAAGACGGGAGGGTTGCGGTCGGCGTCGGCGAAGGACTCGGCCAGCTCGTTCTCCGAGAGGCGGGTCAGCTCCGTCAGGACGCTCTTCGCGGTGTCCGTGTCCATCTCCGCGAATGGACCGGTTCCGTACAGCTTGTCGCGCCCGAGGACCTCGAAGAGGTTGAACTCGATGTCGCGGAGATTCGACTTGTAGTGCCCCATGGCGACGACTCCGTAGAAAGATATGTAGAACGAGACTCGTACTAAGCAGTAGCTACGATGATGCTACCCGCCGGTAATAAGACGCAACCCCAAGCCGTCCATCTGTGACTCGTTACTCTTGCGGGCATGTACGGCTACGACCAGAACGTGGGCGCTCAGCAGGGGTACGTCCCGCCCCAGCAGCAGATGGCCGGCGGCGTGGGCGGCTACGGCCAGCAGCCGCCGCTCTACCCTGAGCCGTCGCCGCCCTCGCTCGCGGACGCGGTGCGCGCGTTCACCACCGGGCAGATGGCGGCCGAGGACTTCCAGCAGGTCTTCGCGACCTCCAAGGTGTACTGCCCGCGCGGCGACAACCCGGGCTTCCTCGCGCTCCACAACACCCAGCAGCCGGTGATCCCGATGTTCACCTCGCTCAAGGAACTGCGCCGCTACGCCGGCAAGGAGTCCAAGTACTTCGTGATCACCGGCGCCGAGGTCATCGACCTGCTGCCGACCGGGTACGGCTTCGTCGTCGACATGGAGGGCGAGCACCGGATGGTGTTCGACGCGAAGGCGGTCGAGCAGATGGTGGAGTTCGCGATGCGCAGGATGTACGGCTGAGCGACTGACTCCGCGGGCCAGTCGCTGAAGTCCGGGTCCCGATCCGACGAGATGTCGACGGGGTTCCCGGTGTCGCGGTGGGCGTGTGCCGGTTGGCTGGAAGTGTGCGGTTCCGTCAGACAGCGGACGCGGCACACCGACGGGGGCCCGTATGGCGGCGGCACGGAACGTACTCATCACAGGCGGCTCGGCGGGGATCGGGCGCGCGTGCGTACGGCGGTTCGCGCGCGGCGGTGACCACGTCTGGTTCACGTACCACTCGGGGCGCGAGCGCGCGGCCCGGCTGGTCGCCGAACTGGCCGGCACCGGCGGGCATCCGGCGCGGGCCTTCGAGTTCCGCCAGGGCGAGTGGCCCGACCATGAACGCCTGGTCGCGGAACTGCCCGGACCGGTCGACGTGCTCGTCAACAACGCGGCGGTCGGCTCGAAGACCGTCGAGCACTACGTCCCCGGACCCGGCCACACCCAGGACGCGGCGTTCCTTCAGATCAACGCGGTGGGGCCGCTCTGGCTCACGGAGCAGCTGCTGCCGGGGATGCGGGCGCGCGGCCGCGGCACGATCGTCAACGTCGCCAGTGTCGGCGGGGGCGTCGCACAGTTCCCCGGCTTCCGGGTCGCGGACGGCATGAGCAAGGCCGCCCTCGCCTACCTCACCCGGCACCTGGCCGCCGAACTGGTCCACGACCCCGTCGACGTCGTGGCCGTCTGCCCCGGCGCGGTGGAGACCCCCATGTTCGAGGCCAGCACCCTCGCGGGCCTCACCCCGCGGGAACGCGCGACCCTGGAATCGACCCTCCCCCGAGGCCGCCTGATCGCCCCCACGGAAATAGCCGACCTGATCTGGCACCTGACCGGCCCCCTCGCCGCCCTCCTCCACGGAGCGGTGCTCGACGCGTCGATGGGGCTGGGGGTACGCCCGGGCCTGCTGGGCGGGGTGGGCGGGGTGGCGGAGGGGGCGGGGGTGGAGCGGTGACGGTGGATTGGGTTGCCGGTGCCGGTGCGTCGGCCGCGGCTTCCTGCTGGGGTGTGCGTGGTGTGGCTGGTTCTGGTGCGGGCGGGGCCGTCCGGTCGGTCCCGGCGTGCCCGTCGGTCCCGGCGTGCCGCGCTGACGCGGTTGCCGGTGCTCGCGCGTCGGCCCCCGCTCCCCGCCGGACCCCGCGTCGCGTCGCCGCTTCACCCGTGATCGGAGTCAGCCCGTGACCCCGGTCTCCCGGCAGGCAGTGACTTCCCATGTCTCCCGGCAGGCCGCCCGCCTCGTCGCCGGTTCGCCCGCCATCGCGGAGGCGCACTTCCGGGCGGAGGCGTTGCCGTACCACCCCCGGCTGCGGCCCGACGGCTGGCTCAATCTCGGGACCGCGGAGAACCGGCTCGTCCAGGACCTGCACACCGAGCCGCCCCGCCCGCTGACGGCCCGCGACACCCGTTACGCGCCCCTGTACGGCACCCCGGAGCTGCGCGCACACCTCGCACGGCACCTCACTGTCCCGGGGGAACGGCCGGTCGACCCCGAGGACCTGGTGGTCGTGGCGGGGGCGACGGCGGCCCTGGACGTGGTGGCCACCGCGCTGTGCGACCCGGGCGAGGCGATCGTCGTGCCCACGCCCTGCTACGGCGCCTTCGACACGGACCTCGGAGGCCGCTCGGGCGCCCGGCTGCTCCTCGCCCCGCCGGACCCGGAGGACGGCCACGGCCTCTCCGTACGCGCGGTGGACCGGACGCTGGCCGAGGCCCGGCGCGACGGCGTGGACGTACGGGCCGTGGCACTGGCGTCCCCGGCCAACCCGACCGGGGAGGTCCATCTGCCCGCGCGGTTACGGGAGTTGGCGGCGGTCGCGGCCCACCACGGCGTGGACATCGTGGCGGACGAGATCTACGCGGGCTCGGTGTTCGGCCCGCGCCCCTTCACCAGCCTGCGGACGGTCGCCGCCGACCCCGCCCGCACGCACACCGTGTGGGGCTTCGCGAAGGACTTCGGGCTGCCCGGCTTCAAGGCGGGCGTCCTGCACACCACGGACCCGGAGATCCGCGCCGCCGCCCGTGCCCTCGCCTACTTCGCCCCCGTCTCCACCCACACCCAGGCCCAGCTCACCACCCTCCTCGCCGACCCCGCCCGGGTGGACGCCTTCCTCGCCGAGAACCGCCGTCGCCTCGGCGCCTCCTACGCCCACGCCACGGCCCTGCTCGACACCTTCGGCATCCCGTACGCCCCCGCACAGGCGGGCTGCTCGATCTGGGCCGACCTGGGCGACCGTCTGCCCCACCCCGGCTTCGCCGGCGAACGCGCGCTGTGGCGGGAGATCCTCGACCGCACCCACGTCAGCATCCTGCCCGGCGAGGCCTTCCACGCCCCCCGCCCGGGCTGGTTCCGCGTCTGCCACTCGCTCGACGCGGCCCTCGTGACGGAGGCCCTGACCCGCCTGGGCCACCTGCTCACCGAGAAGGTCGAGAAGGGAGCACCTCATGACGACCCACGACACCGACACACCCCCCGGCCCGCTGGACCGCTGGTATGACCAGGCCGGCGTCCGCACCGGCGTGCGCCGCGTGTTCCACGAGGAGACCGAGCGCGGCCGGGTCTTCTTCCCGGCCGCCCTGGTGCCGTACGCCGGCCACGAGGCCGTACGGGAACTGGCGCCCGAGCGGCTGCGCGAGCTGACCGTGCGGCACCTCTACCAGTTCCTGCTGTCGACGACCCACCTGGAGACCCGGGTCGTCAACACGGCAGCCGAGGC
The nucleotide sequence above comes from Streptomyces sp. N50. Encoded proteins:
- a CDS encoding SseB family protein encodes the protein MYGYDQNVGAQQGYVPPQQQMAGGVGGYGQQPPLYPEPSPPSLADAVRAFTTGQMAAEDFQQVFATSKVYCPRGDNPGFLALHNTQQPVIPMFTSLKELRRYAGKESKYFVITGAEVIDLLPTGYGFVVDMEGEHRMVFDAKAVEQMVEFAMRRMYG
- a CDS encoding SDR family NAD(P)-dependent oxidoreductase, with translation MAAARNVLITGGSAGIGRACVRRFARGGDHVWFTYHSGRERAARLVAELAGTGGHPARAFEFRQGEWPDHERLVAELPGPVDVLVNNAAVGSKTVEHYVPGPGHTQDAAFLQINAVGPLWLTEQLLPGMRARGRGTIVNVASVGGGVAQFPGFRVADGMSKAALAYLTRHLAAELVHDPVDVVAVCPGAVETPMFEASTLAGLTPRERATLESTLPRGRLIAPTEIADLIWHLTGPLAALLHGAVLDASMGLGVRPGLLGGVGGVAEGAGVER
- a CDS encoding aminotransferase class I/II-fold pyridoxal phosphate-dependent enzyme, which translates into the protein MTPVSRQAVTSHVSRQAARLVAGSPAIAEAHFRAEALPYHPRLRPDGWLNLGTAENRLVQDLHTEPPRPLTARDTRYAPLYGTPELRAHLARHLTVPGERPVDPEDLVVVAGATAALDVVATALCDPGEAIVVPTPCYGAFDTDLGGRSGARLLLAPPDPEDGHGLSVRAVDRTLAEARRDGVDVRAVALASPANPTGEVHLPARLRELAAVAAHHGVDIVADEIYAGSVFGPRPFTSLRTVAADPARTHTVWGFAKDFGLPGFKAGVLHTTDPEIRAAARALAYFAPVSTHTQAQLTTLLADPARVDAFLAENRRRLGASYAHATALLDTFGIPYAPAQAGCSIWADLGDRLPHPGFAGERALWREILDRTHVSILPGEAFHAPRPGWFRVCHSLDAALVTEALTRLGHLLTEKVEKGAPHDDPRHRHTPRPAGPLV